In a single window of the Pseudomonas entomophila genome:
- a CDS encoding LysR family transcriptional regulator: MDRLNAMRVFVTVVDLGSQSAAADHLELSRPVVSRYLAELEDWVGARLMQRTTRKLSLTAAGLETLPRCRQLLELAGDLQNAVRQPDDTPRGELRISVSTSFGQAQLVDALAAYVKRYPGVKVELQMLDRTVNLVDERIDLAIRTSNDVDPNLIARRLSVCRSVVCASPAYLREHGTPLRVEELSGHNCLTHAYFGHSLWHFEVNGQSVTVPVQGNISANEAMTLQKAALASAGIAMLPTYQAAPALRSGALVRLLPEARPRELTLNAVYTSRKHMPATLRSMLDFLAQRFGDEPEWDQGLGL, encoded by the coding sequence ATGGACCGTCTCAACGCCATGCGCGTATTCGTCACCGTCGTCGACCTGGGTAGCCAGTCGGCGGCGGCGGATCATCTGGAACTATCGCGGCCGGTGGTGTCGCGCTACCTGGCGGAACTGGAGGACTGGGTCGGCGCGCGACTGATGCAGCGCACCACCCGCAAGCTCAGCCTGACCGCTGCTGGACTCGAGACATTGCCGCGTTGTCGCCAGCTGCTGGAGCTGGCCGGCGACCTGCAGAACGCCGTGCGCCAGCCGGACGACACCCCGCGCGGCGAGTTGCGTATCAGCGTCAGCACTTCGTTCGGCCAGGCCCAACTGGTGGACGCCCTGGCCGCCTACGTCAAGCGCTACCCGGGTGTGAAAGTGGAGCTGCAGATGCTCGACCGCACCGTCAACCTGGTGGATGAACGCATCGACCTGGCGATCCGCACCAGCAACGATGTCGACCCCAACCTGATCGCCCGACGCCTGAGCGTGTGCCGTTCGGTGGTCTGCGCTTCACCGGCCTACCTGCGCGAGCACGGCACGCCGCTGCGGGTCGAGGAACTGAGCGGGCATAACTGCCTGACCCATGCCTACTTCGGCCATAGCCTCTGGCATTTCGAGGTGAATGGGCAGAGTGTCACGGTACCGGTGCAAGGCAACATCAGCGCCAACGAAGCCATGACCCTACAGAAGGCCGCTCTGGCCAGCGCCGGCATCGCCATGCTACCGACCTACCAGGCAGCCCCGGCACTGCGCAGTGGCGCGCTGGTGCGCCTGCTGCCCGAGGCGCGGCCGCGGGAACTGACGCTCAATGCGGTGTACACCTCACGCAAGCACATGCCGGCGACGCTGCGCAGCATGCTGGACTTCCTGGCGCAGCGGTTCGGGGATGAACCGGAGTGGGATCAGGGGTTGGGGCTTTGA
- a CDS encoding isocitrate lyase/PEP mutase family protein, with protein MPKASHHDLRFAFRELLASGSCYHTASVFDPMSARIAADLGFEVGILGGSVASLQVLAAPDFALITLSEFVEQATRIGRVAQLPVLADADHGYGNALNVMRTVIELERAGVAGLTIEDTLLPAQFGRKSTDLISVEEGVGKIRAALEARVDSALAIIARTNAGVLTTEEIIVRTQSYQKAGADGICMVGVKDFEQLEQIAEHLSVPLMLVTYANPNLRDDERLARLGVRVVVDGHAAYFAAIKATYDCLRLQRGLQHKSDSLNATELSHTYTQPEDYIRWAKEYMSVEE; from the coding sequence ATGCCCAAGGCTTCCCACCACGATCTGCGTTTTGCCTTCCGCGAACTGCTCGCGTCAGGTTCGTGCTATCACACCGCATCGGTCTTCGACCCGATGTCCGCGCGTATTGCCGCGGACCTGGGGTTCGAAGTCGGTATCCTCGGCGGCTCGGTCGCCTCGTTGCAGGTGCTGGCCGCGCCTGACTTTGCCCTGATCACCCTCAGCGAGTTCGTCGAGCAGGCTACCCGTATCGGCCGCGTCGCCCAGTTGCCGGTGCTCGCCGACGCTGACCATGGCTACGGTAACGCGCTCAACGTGATGCGTACGGTCATCGAGCTGGAGCGCGCTGGCGTTGCCGGGTTGACCATCGAGGACACGCTGTTGCCGGCCCAGTTCGGGCGCAAGTCCACCGACCTGATTTCGGTGGAGGAAGGGGTGGGCAAGATCCGCGCGGCGCTGGAGGCGCGGGTGGACAGCGCGCTGGCGATCATTGCCCGGACCAATGCCGGCGTGCTGACCACCGAGGAAATCATTGTCCGCACCCAGAGCTACCAGAAGGCCGGTGCCGATGGTATCTGCATGGTTGGGGTGAAGGATTTCGAGCAACTGGAGCAGATCGCCGAGCACCTGAGCGTGCCGCTGATGCTGGTAACCTACGCCAACCCGAACCTGCGCGACGACGAGCGCCTGGCGCGCCTGGGTGTGCGTGTCGTGGTCGATGGCCATGCCGCCTACTTCGCCGCGATCAAGGCCACCTACGACTGCCTGCGCCTGCAGCGTGGCCTGCAGCATAAATCCGATAGCCTGAACGCCACCGAACTCTCGCACACCTACACCCAGCCCGAGGACTACATTCGCTGGGCCAAGGAATACATGAGCGTCGAGGAGTGA
- a CDS encoding NAD(P)-dependent oxidoreductase, producing the protein MSKIAIIGATGRAGSQLLEEALRRGHEVVAIARDPSKLQGREGVTAKALDAKDSAALQAAVSGCDAVLSAAHFSTITPLAIIEPVKRAGVKRLLVVGGAGSLLLPSGHRVIDSPDFPEAYKAEATAGVRFLETLRQEPSLDWTFLSPSAEFVEGERTGHYKLGKDHLLIGADGKSWITFADYAIAMIDELEKPAHSRARFTVGY; encoded by the coding sequence ATGAGCAAGATCGCAATCATCGGCGCCACTGGGCGCGCGGGCAGCCAATTGCTGGAAGAGGCGCTGCGCCGAGGCCACGAGGTGGTGGCCATCGCCCGTGATCCGTCGAAGCTGCAAGGCCGTGAAGGTGTGACCGCCAAGGCGCTCGATGCCAAGGACAGCGCTGCCCTGCAGGCTGCGGTGAGCGGTTGTGACGCGGTGCTGAGCGCGGCGCACTTTTCAACGATCACCCCCCTCGCCATCATCGAGCCGGTCAAGCGTGCCGGGGTGAAACGCCTGCTGGTGGTGGGTGGTGCCGGTAGCCTGCTGCTGCCTTCCGGGCACCGGGTGATCGACAGCCCGGACTTCCCCGAGGCCTACAAAGCCGAGGCCACCGCCGGGGTGCGCTTCCTCGAGACGTTGCGCCAGGAGCCGTCGCTGGACTGGACCTTCCTCTCGCCGTCGGCGGAGTTCGTCGAGGGTGAGCGCACCGGGCATTACAAGCTGGGCAAGGATCACCTGCTGATCGGCGCCGATGGCAAGAGCTGGATCACCTTTGCCGACTATGCGATCGCGATGATCGACGAGTTGGAGAAGCCAGCGCATTCGCGGGCGCGGTTCACTGTCGGTTATTGA
- a CDS encoding MBL fold metallo-hydrolase, with protein sequence MSLFTPLRGLILGLAALAGQAIAAEPLKLDVYNPGHDALFPVSSVIVSGAHDAILVDAQFGKAQAEQVVERLRKSGKQLTTVYISHGDPDYYFGLDTVIQAFPKARVVASAATVEHIRKTMEGKLAYWGPQMGTDKPAKLVLPQVLDGNRLELEGQALEVVGLDGPQADRSFVWIPSIKAVVGGVVVSEHIHVWMADTQTAQSHADWLNTLANIEKLAPRTVIPGHYLGDSSRSLDAVRFTAGYIRDFDVETAKAANADALIAAMKQRYPNLGEDSSLELGAKVAKGEMQW encoded by the coding sequence ATGTCCCTCTTCACCCCCTTGCGTGGCCTGATCCTGGGCCTTGCCGCCCTGGCTGGCCAGGCGATCGCCGCCGAACCGCTCAAGCTTGACGTATACAACCCTGGCCATGATGCGCTGTTTCCGGTCTCGTCGGTGATCGTCAGCGGCGCCCATGACGCCATCCTGGTCGACGCCCAGTTCGGCAAGGCCCAGGCCGAGCAGGTGGTGGAGCGCCTGCGCAAGAGCGGCAAGCAACTGACTACTGTCTATATCAGCCACGGTGACCCGGACTACTACTTTGGCCTGGACACCGTCATCCAGGCATTCCCCAAGGCCCGGGTGGTCGCCTCGGCCGCCACCGTCGAGCACATTCGCAAGACCATGGAGGGCAAGCTGGCCTACTGGGGCCCGCAGATGGGCACCGACAAGCCGGCGAAGCTGGTACTGCCACAGGTCCTCGACGGCAATCGCCTGGAGCTGGAAGGCCAGGCACTGGAGGTCGTTGGCCTGGACGGCCCGCAGGCGGACCGCAGTTTCGTCTGGATTCCCTCGATCAAGGCAGTGGTCGGTGGCGTGGTGGTATCGGAGCACATCCACGTGTGGATGGCCGACACCCAGACCGCGCAATCCCACGCCGACTGGCTGAATACCCTGGCCAATATCGAGAAGCTGGCGCCGCGTACCGTCATCCCGGGGCACTACCTGGGTGACAGCAGCCGTTCGCTGGACGCGGTGCGGTTTACCGCCGGCTACATTCGTGACTTCGATGTCGAGACGGCCAAGGCGGCCAATGCCGATGCACTGATCGCAGCGATGAAGCAGCGCTACCCGAACCTCGGTGAGGACAGCTCCCTGGAACTGGGTGCCAAGGTCGCCAAGGGCGAGATGCAGTGGTAA
- a CDS encoding MDR family MFS transporter, which produces MTAALPPTVLRSVLTALMLAIFLGALDQTIVAVSMPAISAQFDDVGLLAWVISGYMVAMTIAVPIYGKLGDLYGRRRMILTGTALFTLASVACGLAQDMPQLVLARVLQGIGAGGMVSVSQAIIGDFVPPRERGRYQGYFSSMYALASVAGPVLGGWLTEYLSWRWVFWINLPLGLVALWVIHRALDGLSVKRREAQVDYLGAVLMIIGLGSLLLGITLVGQGHAWSSRQVVALLGCALLGLLVFVAHERRCGEPLLPMALFGNRVAVLCWCVIFFASFQSISLTMLMPLRYQGITGAGADIAALHLLPLAMGLPIGAFTGGRMTSRTGRYKPQILTGALLMPLTIAAMALTPPQSGLLSALFMLLTGIACGLQFPTSLVGTQSSVDMKDIGVATSTTNLFRSLGGAMGVACMSSLLLALLHQGGFEMVSNPLLGSLKAGEVDPATQARLLETFRHLLLASAGASLIGLLAALALPDRQLRGR; this is translated from the coding sequence GTGACCGCCGCCTTGCCCCCCACCGTCCTGCGCAGCGTCCTGACCGCCCTGATGCTGGCGATCTTCCTCGGCGCCCTCGACCAGACCATCGTCGCCGTGTCCATGCCGGCGATTTCCGCACAGTTCGACGATGTCGGCCTGCTGGCCTGGGTCATCTCCGGCTACATGGTGGCGATGACCATCGCCGTGCCGATCTACGGCAAGCTCGGCGACCTGTATGGCCGGCGCCGGATGATCCTCACCGGCACCGCGCTGTTCACCCTTGCCTCGGTGGCCTGCGGGCTGGCACAGGACATGCCGCAACTGGTGCTGGCGCGTGTACTCCAGGGCATCGGGGCCGGCGGCATGGTGTCGGTGAGCCAGGCGATCATCGGCGACTTCGTGCCACCGCGCGAACGTGGCCGCTACCAGGGCTATTTCAGCAGCATGTACGCCCTGGCCAGCGTCGCCGGGCCGGTGCTGGGCGGTTGGCTGACCGAGTACCTGTCGTGGCGCTGGGTGTTCTGGATCAACCTGCCGCTGGGGCTGGTGGCCCTGTGGGTGATCCATCGCGCCCTGGACGGCCTGTCGGTGAAACGCCGCGAGGCGCAGGTGGACTACCTGGGCGCGGTGCTGATGATCATCGGCCTGGGCAGCCTGCTGCTGGGCATCACCCTGGTCGGCCAGGGGCATGCCTGGTCGTCGAGGCAGGTAGTGGCGCTGTTGGGCTGTGCGCTGCTCGGGTTGCTGGTGTTCGTGGCCCACGAGCGGCGCTGCGGTGAACCGCTGTTGCCGATGGCGCTGTTCGGTAATCGGGTCGCGGTGCTGTGCTGGTGCGTGATCTTCTTCGCCAGCTTCCAGTCGATCTCGTTGACCATGCTGATGCCGCTGCGCTATCAGGGCATCACCGGCGCCGGTGCCGACATCGCGGCGTTGCACCTGTTGCCCCTGGCCATGGGTTTGCCCATTGGCGCTTTCACCGGCGGACGGATGACCAGCCGCACCGGGCGTTATAAACCGCAGATCCTGACCGGCGCCCTTCTGATGCCACTGACCATCGCCGCCATGGCCCTGACACCACCGCAATCCGGCCTGTTGAGCGCGCTGTTCATGTTACTGACCGGGATTGCCTGCGGGTTGCAGTTCCCCACTTCGCTGGTGGGCACGCAGAGCTCGGTGGACATGAAGGATATCGGCGTGGCCACCAGCACCACCAACCTGTTCCGCTCGCTGGGCGGGGCGATGGGCGTGGCGTGCATGTCCAGCCTATTGTTGGCGCTGCTTCACCAGGGTGGGTTCGAAATGGTCAGCAACCCGCTGCTGGGCAGCCTCAAGGCCGGTGAAGTGGACCCCGCGACCCAGGCCCGGCTCCTGGAAACGTTCAGGCATCTGTTGTTGGCAAGCGCAGGCGCCTCGCTGATCGGCCTGCTTGCGGCACTGGCATTGCCAGACAGGCAATTGCGCGGCCGTTGA
- a CDS encoding LysR substrate-binding domain-containing protein: protein MKRLPPLPALHTFLVTAQHCNFTRAAQQLHITQGAVSRQIAGLEEHLGYPLFQRQARGLALTREGQDWLPRVQQVFALIEQGVREVGGRSTTLQLKAPTCVMRWLLPRLMEWQALRPDVPVELTTTVQHGVDFRREGFDAAVVYGAEPNHGLQVRKLFDEQLTPVCAPSLSNAPLQLQDLLRHMLLHPSRDEHDWRLWLQAAGATFEPLGPKQHFETLDMAMAMASQGTGIAIGDFSLIGDDLQAGRLCMPFGLKVSTGKGYYMVSPSKTMPVGLVELMDWLQGRAAR, encoded by the coding sequence GCCGCCCCTCCCCGCGTTGCATACTTTCCTGGTCACCGCGCAGCACTGTAATTTCACCCGTGCCGCCCAGCAGTTGCATATCACCCAGGGAGCGGTCAGCCGGCAGATCGCCGGGTTGGAGGAGCATCTGGGCTACCCCCTGTTCCAGCGCCAGGCCCGTGGCCTGGCCCTGACGCGCGAAGGCCAGGACTGGCTGCCCCGGGTGCAGCAGGTCTTCGCCCTGATCGAGCAAGGTGTGCGCGAGGTGGGTGGGCGCAGCACGACATTGCAACTCAAGGCCCCCACCTGCGTGATGCGCTGGCTGTTGCCGCGCCTGATGGAATGGCAGGCCCTGCGCCCTGACGTACCGGTAGAGCTGACCACCACGGTGCAGCATGGCGTGGATTTTCGCCGGGAAGGTTTCGATGCGGCGGTGGTCTATGGCGCCGAACCCAATCATGGGCTGCAGGTACGCAAGCTGTTCGACGAGCAGCTCACGCCGGTCTGCGCGCCTTCGCTGTCGAACGCCCCCTTGCAATTGCAGGATCTGCTGAGGCACATGCTGCTGCACCCGTCGCGGGACGAGCATGACTGGCGGCTCTGGTTGCAGGCGGCGGGTGCCACGTTCGAGCCTCTGGGGCCGAAGCAGCATTTCGAGACGCTGGACATGGCGATGGCCATGGCTTCGCAAGGGACGGGGATCGCCATCGGCGATTTCTCGCTGATTGGCGACGACCTGCAAGCCGGGCGTTTGTGCATGCCGTTCGGACTGAAGGTGAGCACCGGGAAAGGGTATTACATGGTGAGCCCGTCGAAGACCATGCCGGTGGGGTTGGTGGAATTGATGGACTGGCTGCAAGGTCGTGCAGCCCGATAA